One region of Mugil cephalus isolate CIBA_MC_2020 chromosome 17, CIBA_Mcephalus_1.1, whole genome shotgun sequence genomic DNA includes:
- the ddhd1a gene encoding phospholipase DDHD1 isoform X2 encodes MSSFNITTNTSSSSLNADGKGSAVSIDCTNNNKEWALGEDVFSCCHEMSLVDEAVQAGMSSVQAGLDGHLPLLHARHHGAQSGLLLDLSSPGTYLDSSLEFSDNEGNGAGPLFERRKRSRSNSSRHRYNEVVTELGPEEVRWFYKEDKKTWKPFVGHDSLKIELMFRKYCELNPGAAVSRVSDREEECASKGLNGAVPVETRTSSVHGGRGSLDTSTVSSDERDLDSIEISVEPVCVRGGLYEVNVKEQECYPVYWMPQDQIPVMRGQWFIDGTWLPLEEEESDLIEREHLNHFRGQQMQDTFETDLVARTVDSKDAIHSLKLSRTHVDWHSVDEVYLYSDATTSKIARTVTQKLGFSKASSSGTRLHRGFVEEASPEDRPPQTTHIVFVVHGIGQKMDQGRIIKNTGMLREGVRKMEEKHFSEHNEEHVEFLPVEWRSKLALDGDTVDSITPDKVRGLRDLLNSSAMDIMYYNSPLYRDEITKGLTQELNRLYSLFCARNPEFEERGGKVSIVSHSLGCVITYDIMTGWDPVRFCLQEAHPVEEELDLHWMSYEERHLLEQLRHTRNRMRELENQLVTLEASKPSAPPALKFKVENFFCMGSPLAVFLALRGIRPGTSCHQDHILPTSICSRLFNVFHPTDPVAYRLEPLILKHYSNVAPVQIHWCSATNPTPYDEIGPNFLNPVKDPTSDTESIPSPSTSPVLPRRHYGESITSLGKASILGAASIGKGIGGILFSRFSRSNSQPSVSLGLEGGANPEEEEQKRTESQSAYGLSTMVRPTSPTTDTSLELERRIDFELREGLVESRYWSAVTSHTGYWCSHDIALFLLTFIYKQKTTTSDPTEEPD; translated from the exons ATGAGCAGTTTCAACATTACAACCAATACCTCAAGCTCCTCTTTGAACGCAGACGGTAAAGGTTCCGCGGTGAGCATcgactgcaccaacaacaacaaggagtGGGCTTTGGGAGAAGATGTGTTTTCGTGCTGTCACGAGATGAGTCTCGTGGACGAGGCGGTGCAGGCAGGCATGTCCTCGGTCCAGGCGGGACTGGACGGACACCTGCCGCTCCTACACGCCAGGCACCACGGCGCACAGAGCGGGCTGCTGTTGGACCTGAGCTCCCCGGGGACGTACCTGGACAGCTCCCTGGAGTTCAGCGACAACGAAGGGAACGGCGCTGGACCGCTGTtcgagaggaggaagaggtctCGGTCCAACAGCTCCAGGCACAGATACAACGAGGTGGTCACGGAGCTCGGTCCGGAAGAAGTGCGGTGGTTTTACAAAGAGGACAAGAAAACTTGGAAGCCCTTCGTCGGGCATGACTCGCTTAAAATTGAGCTGATGTTTCGGAAATACTGCGAGCTGAACCCCGGTGCTGCAGTCTCCCGGGTCAGCGACAGGGAAGAGGAGTGCGCCAGCAAAGGGCTGAACGGCGCAGTGCCAGTGGAGACGAGGACCAGCAGCGTGCACGGAGGCCGGGGGTCTCTGGACACGTCCACCGTGTCCTCTGATGAGCGGGACCTTGACAGCATTGAAATCAGCGTGGAGCCTGTTTGTGTGCGTGGAGGCCTCTATGAGGTCAACGTCAAAGAGCAAGAATGCTATCCTGTCTACTGGATGC CACAAGACCAAATCCCTGTGATGAGAGGCCAGTGGTTCATTGATGGTACCTGGCTCCCtttagaggaagaggagagcgaCCTCATCGAACGCGAGCACCTGAACCATTTCCGCGGCCAACAGATGCAGGACACCTTTGAGACGGATTTGGTGGCCAGGACCGTGGACAGCAAAGATG CCATCCACAGTTTGAAGCTGAGTCGGACGCACGTGGATTGGCACAGCGTGGACGAGGTGTACCTCTACAGCGATGCCACCACTTCCAAAATTGCACGCACCGTCACCCAGAAACTGGGATTCTCCAAAG CTTCGAGCAGTGGGACGCGGCTCCATCGTGGTTTTGTTGAGGAGGCCTCCCCGGAGGACAGACCCCCCCAGACTACACACATTGTCTTTGTGGTTCATGGGATTGGACAGAAGATGGACCAGGGgcgcattattaaaaacactggaAT GCTGAGGGAGGGCgtgaggaagatggaggagaaacaCTTTTCGGAGCACAACGAAGAACACGTGGAGTTCCTGCCCGTCGAGTGGCGCTCGAAGCTCGCGCTGGATGGag ATACGGTGGACTCGATCACGCCGGACAAAGTGCGAGGACTGAGGGACCTTCTCAACAGCAGCGCCATGGACATCATGTACTACAACAGCCCTCTGTATCGGGACGAA ATCACCAAGGGTCTAACGCAGGAGCTGAACAGACTGTACTCGCTCTTCTGTGCCCGGAACCCGGAGTTTGAGGAACGGGGCGGCAAAGTGTCCATCGTGTCTCATTCCCTCGGCTGTGTCATCACCTACGACATCATGACCGGGTGGGATCCGGTGCGCTTCTGTCTGCAGGAAGCGCACCccgtggaggaggagctggacttGCACTGGATGTCCTACGAGGAGAGGCATCTTTTAGAACAGCTGAGGCACACGAGGAATAG GATGCGAGAGCTGGAAAATCAACTCGTCACACTGGAAGCCTCTAAGCCCTCAGCACCCCCAGCTCTCAAATTTAAG GTAGAGAACTTCTTCTGCATGGGTTCTCCTCTGGCAGTGTTCTTGGCCCTGAGGGGGATCCGCCCTGGTACCAGCTGCCACCAGGACCACATCTTACCCACCTCTATCTGCAGCAGGCTCTTCAATGTCTTCCATCCGACAGACCCTGTG GCCTACAGACTGGAGCCTCTCATCCTCAAACATTACAGCAACGTTGCTCCCGTTCAAATACACTG GTGCAGCGCCACTAACCCTACCCCTTACGATGAGATCGGACCTAACTTCCTCAACCCAGTCAAAGATCCGACATCTGACACCGAGAGCATCCCCAGCCCGAGTACTTCTCCCGTCCTTCCCCGCAGACACTACGGGGAGTCCATCACCAGTCTGGGCAAAGCCAGCATATTAG GAGCGGCGAGCATAGGGAAGGGCATTGGAGGAATCCTCTTCTCGCGTTTCTCCCGCTCCAACAGCCAGCCTTCAGTGTCCTTAGGCCTCGAGGGCGGAGCAAATcctgaagaagaggagcagaagcgCACAGAAAGCCAGTCAGCGTACGGCCTCTCCACCATGGTTCGGCCCACCTCACCGACCACTGACACGTCAC TGGAGCTGGAGAGGCGGATCGACTTTGAGCTCAGAGAGGGTCTGGTGGAGAGCCGCTATTGGTCGGCGGTGACCTCACACACAGGCTACTGGTGCTCACACGACATAGCTCTTTTCTTGTTGACGTTCATATACAAGCAGAAGACAACAACCTCCGACCCAACGGAAGAGCCTGACTGA
- the ddhd1a gene encoding phospholipase DDHD1 isoform X1: protein MSSFNITTNTSSSSLNADGKGSAVSIDCTNNNKEWALGEDVFSCCHEMSLVDEAVQAGMSSVQAGLDGHLPLLHARHHGAQSGLLLDLSSPGTYLDSSLEFSDNEGNGAGPLFERRKRSRSNSSRHRYNEVVTELGPEEVRWFYKEDKKTWKPFVGHDSLKIELMFRKYCELNPGAAVSRVSDREEECASKGLNGAVPVETRTSSVHGGRGSLDTSTVSSDERDLDSIEISVEPVCVRGGLYEVNVKEQECYPVYWMPQDQIPVMRGQWFIDGTWLPLEEEESDLIEREHLNHFRGQQMQDTFETDLVARTVDSKDVVLSHLPPFYLPFLFKWSGYQTSARTTCHKRKRCQAIHSLKLSRTHVDWHSVDEVYLYSDATTSKIARTVTQKLGFSKASSSGTRLHRGFVEEASPEDRPPQTTHIVFVVHGIGQKMDQGRIIKNTGMLREGVRKMEEKHFSEHNEEHVEFLPVEWRSKLALDGDTVDSITPDKVRGLRDLLNSSAMDIMYYNSPLYRDEITKGLTQELNRLYSLFCARNPEFEERGGKVSIVSHSLGCVITYDIMTGWDPVRFCLQEAHPVEEELDLHWMSYEERHLLEQLRHTRNRMRELENQLVTLEASKPSAPPALKFKVENFFCMGSPLAVFLALRGIRPGTSCHQDHILPTSICSRLFNVFHPTDPVAYRLEPLILKHYSNVAPVQIHWCSATNPTPYDEIGPNFLNPVKDPTSDTESIPSPSTSPVLPRRHYGESITSLGKASILGAASIGKGIGGILFSRFSRSNSQPSVSLGLEGGANPEEEEQKRTESQSAYGLSTMVRPTSPTTDTSLELERRIDFELREGLVESRYWSAVTSHTGYWCSHDIALFLLTFIYKQKTTTSDPTEEPD from the exons ATGAGCAGTTTCAACATTACAACCAATACCTCAAGCTCCTCTTTGAACGCAGACGGTAAAGGTTCCGCGGTGAGCATcgactgcaccaacaacaacaaggagtGGGCTTTGGGAGAAGATGTGTTTTCGTGCTGTCACGAGATGAGTCTCGTGGACGAGGCGGTGCAGGCAGGCATGTCCTCGGTCCAGGCGGGACTGGACGGACACCTGCCGCTCCTACACGCCAGGCACCACGGCGCACAGAGCGGGCTGCTGTTGGACCTGAGCTCCCCGGGGACGTACCTGGACAGCTCCCTGGAGTTCAGCGACAACGAAGGGAACGGCGCTGGACCGCTGTtcgagaggaggaagaggtctCGGTCCAACAGCTCCAGGCACAGATACAACGAGGTGGTCACGGAGCTCGGTCCGGAAGAAGTGCGGTGGTTTTACAAAGAGGACAAGAAAACTTGGAAGCCCTTCGTCGGGCATGACTCGCTTAAAATTGAGCTGATGTTTCGGAAATACTGCGAGCTGAACCCCGGTGCTGCAGTCTCCCGGGTCAGCGACAGGGAAGAGGAGTGCGCCAGCAAAGGGCTGAACGGCGCAGTGCCAGTGGAGACGAGGACCAGCAGCGTGCACGGAGGCCGGGGGTCTCTGGACACGTCCACCGTGTCCTCTGATGAGCGGGACCTTGACAGCATTGAAATCAGCGTGGAGCCTGTTTGTGTGCGTGGAGGCCTCTATGAGGTCAACGTCAAAGAGCAAGAATGCTATCCTGTCTACTGGATGC CACAAGACCAAATCCCTGTGATGAGAGGCCAGTGGTTCATTGATGGTACCTGGCTCCCtttagaggaagaggagagcgaCCTCATCGAACGCGAGCACCTGAACCATTTCCGCGGCCAACAGATGCAGGACACCTTTGAGACGGATTTGGTGGCCAGGACCGTGGACAGCAAAGATG TTGTTCTCTCCCACCTGCCCCCTTTCTACCTCCCCTTTCTGTTCAAATGGAGTGGATATCAGACGAGTGCTAGAACTACATGTCACAAGCGCAAACGCTGTCAAG CCATCCACAGTTTGAAGCTGAGTCGGACGCACGTGGATTGGCACAGCGTGGACGAGGTGTACCTCTACAGCGATGCCACCACTTCCAAAATTGCACGCACCGTCACCCAGAAACTGGGATTCTCCAAAG CTTCGAGCAGTGGGACGCGGCTCCATCGTGGTTTTGTTGAGGAGGCCTCCCCGGAGGACAGACCCCCCCAGACTACACACATTGTCTTTGTGGTTCATGGGATTGGACAGAAGATGGACCAGGGgcgcattattaaaaacactggaAT GCTGAGGGAGGGCgtgaggaagatggaggagaaacaCTTTTCGGAGCACAACGAAGAACACGTGGAGTTCCTGCCCGTCGAGTGGCGCTCGAAGCTCGCGCTGGATGGag ATACGGTGGACTCGATCACGCCGGACAAAGTGCGAGGACTGAGGGACCTTCTCAACAGCAGCGCCATGGACATCATGTACTACAACAGCCCTCTGTATCGGGACGAA ATCACCAAGGGTCTAACGCAGGAGCTGAACAGACTGTACTCGCTCTTCTGTGCCCGGAACCCGGAGTTTGAGGAACGGGGCGGCAAAGTGTCCATCGTGTCTCATTCCCTCGGCTGTGTCATCACCTACGACATCATGACCGGGTGGGATCCGGTGCGCTTCTGTCTGCAGGAAGCGCACCccgtggaggaggagctggacttGCACTGGATGTCCTACGAGGAGAGGCATCTTTTAGAACAGCTGAGGCACACGAGGAATAG GATGCGAGAGCTGGAAAATCAACTCGTCACACTGGAAGCCTCTAAGCCCTCAGCACCCCCAGCTCTCAAATTTAAG GTAGAGAACTTCTTCTGCATGGGTTCTCCTCTGGCAGTGTTCTTGGCCCTGAGGGGGATCCGCCCTGGTACCAGCTGCCACCAGGACCACATCTTACCCACCTCTATCTGCAGCAGGCTCTTCAATGTCTTCCATCCGACAGACCCTGTG GCCTACAGACTGGAGCCTCTCATCCTCAAACATTACAGCAACGTTGCTCCCGTTCAAATACACTG GTGCAGCGCCACTAACCCTACCCCTTACGATGAGATCGGACCTAACTTCCTCAACCCAGTCAAAGATCCGACATCTGACACCGAGAGCATCCCCAGCCCGAGTACTTCTCCCGTCCTTCCCCGCAGACACTACGGGGAGTCCATCACCAGTCTGGGCAAAGCCAGCATATTAG GAGCGGCGAGCATAGGGAAGGGCATTGGAGGAATCCTCTTCTCGCGTTTCTCCCGCTCCAACAGCCAGCCTTCAGTGTCCTTAGGCCTCGAGGGCGGAGCAAATcctgaagaagaggagcagaagcgCACAGAAAGCCAGTCAGCGTACGGCCTCTCCACCATGGTTCGGCCCACCTCACCGACCACTGACACGTCAC TGGAGCTGGAGAGGCGGATCGACTTTGAGCTCAGAGAGGGTCTGGTGGAGAGCCGCTATTGGTCGGCGGTGACCTCACACACAGGCTACTGGTGCTCACACGACATAGCTCTTTTCTTGTTGACGTTCATATACAAGCAGAAGACAACAACCTCCGACCCAACGGAAGAGCCTGACTGA